A part of Cannabis sativa cultivar Pink pepper isolate KNU-18-1 chromosome 6, ASM2916894v1, whole genome shotgun sequence genomic DNA contains:
- the LOC115717315 gene encoding uncharacterized protein LOC115717315, which translates to MANSSSGSDSDPEAECPTTIPTRGPTQMNEISKLMDQGKRVALEVNDKGQYCGKSYAKIVSTLGVRCRQTIGLAYKNWKEVNPTLKNKVWKDIQTGFIVPDTFKHDCLILAGKLMKDFKNRMTKDIIMPALKENDPGRRHKFLTRASQLFGRKKREVSDVVARQAKEIEKLKAEVQSLKQQRNAAEQEEEGEVAGEAYVPQPYAPQDEVQPQIYAEEFISLNDQGILYNFDDHAALNQQVHLCSDNIDNIVARGYLYEHVGTIKVHCQDYDDSHARIMVLEILQEDAEIPVPIEECRYVRDVYQMFLPWPKHLILTTEGPLAQPPSRRDASKGKAPMLSPQGRGAREDDLFTEEKMALIPNSLKWMIHEFLRLKDKRDIITIPVPRGFIAPRTQITLSGEDLQQVATCDYIGNQGMLFGMMYTLL; encoded by the exons atGGCCAACTCGAGTTCGGGATCTGATTCAGACCCAGAGGCAGAGTGTCCAACcacaatacctacacgagggccgacgcaaatgaatgaaatatccaaactaatggatcagggcaaaagagtggccctcgaagTTAATGATAAAGGTCAATACTGTGGAAAAAGCTATGCGAAGATCGTATCCACTCTAGGAGTCAGATGTCGGCAGACAATAGGGTTGGCTTATAAAaactggaaagaagtcaacccgactctgaaaaataaagtttggaaagacattcag acggggttcattgtgccggacaccttcaaacatgattgtctcatcctagctgggaagttaatgaaagacttcaagaataggatgacaaaagacatcataatgcccgcgttgaaagagaatgatcCGGGACGGCGGCACAA gttccttACTAGAgcatctcaactgttcggcaggaagaaaagggaagtgtctgatgttgtggctcggcaagcgaaggagattgaaaaattaaaagccgaagtccaatcccttaagcagcagaggaacgctgccgaacaagaggaagaaggagaggtggctggtgaggcgtatgttccacagccatacgctcctcaggatgaggtacaaccacaaatttatgctgaggagtttatttccctcaacgaccaaggtatcctatacaattttgatgaccatgcggcccttaatcagcaagtacatctctgctctgacaacatcgacaatattgtggcccgagggtatttgtacgagcatgtgggtacgatcaaagttcactgccaggattacgatgattcacatgcccggATCATGGTTTTggaaatcctgcaagaggacgctgaaatcccagtcccaattgaagagtgcagatatgttagggacgtataccagatgttccttccttggcctaaacacttaattttaacaaccgag ggtccactcgctcaaccgccctcaagacgtgatgcgtcaaaggggaaagctccgatgctttctccacaaggccgtggtgcacgggaagatgacttgttcacggaagagaagatggcgttgatccctaattcgctaaaatggatgattcatgaattcctaaggctcaaagataaacgtgatataatcacaattcctgtccctcgaggattcattgcaccgcgtacccagatcacgttatctggagaggatttgcagcaggttgctacgtgtgactacatcggcaaccagggaatgttgtttggaatgatgtatactcttctttaa